One window from the genome of Toxotes jaculatrix isolate fToxJac2 chromosome 17, fToxJac2.pri, whole genome shotgun sequence encodes:
- the znf839 gene encoding uncharacterized protein znf839 isoform X2, with protein sequence MADNEDDSGSIRTITAAEPPGAAAQPPAANFAQPADSLPPVSAAQITQPAENVSAVAADLSGESGESSQTAVDAENGQSVDTLPSGSGAQLADFLQSCPEEQSILVGTEFTDLGSDLVNTTIIYVQPDGSLVDGSGLTAEEQQALLDQLSKQQIVQVSDTEAAQLLQQSHLVKTIPVHNAALDPSQLQQVINQVTKSQQVHVQVPQQHVHVQVPQQTPKQQVHIQQVQVPPQGLKQQKQVQVPHQNPKTTTHNNASQQLKSVAQHVAMQTGSSVQVVQKKSEPIRIQIQVPPKQEVKPGATLQQKSVAISHPQVKLSANGSMSSGQIIHIQPVVGQPGQQFFLQQGLGDPPIQLLLQSPTPVVGSLIPLVHKLTGQTTSSGTASTPSQKPVASPVIVQTPSAVKTTAASIVKTPPSSSVKTVSAPLIKNATNGTMITTSKRLVKPPAVITAVPVQTTRPAHPATVTTPSALPPVTAAAKDREREKDEKKKMKKREKRVVKVQTRSGRVSRPPKYKAKDYKFIKTEDLADSHQSDSDDYSDMSVEEEEGEGARKDGSTPGASTSLTYSHKSRSHSCQTCDKAYIGPGGLNRHYKLNPTHGDPDPPGNQLCNTPCTLRDVSQPQETAVRDEEKTKEDKSAVTVEGRPAVAVGLRGLHHRGPGRPRGRGRGRGRGRGRGRSLAPPPKVTAGLISRRGRRGRPPKLSVSPVTPEQQAERRRDRLQELVEQCEDEELMDIVLPRLTKVLSLWELLLAKVECGGLARTRFPDIYREYESLQVQVKQAAQDYIISPQGGATPLEVRNIEVARSLGILDEVNRMKVVPGASLGSSQTNKTVRYMENSKMLPPSKRFKMENSVPIHQNGIEMHTAAGTAVTPTTSVTSSLKSCLVSVSPVVIPDGSKPLTTTADSSTSGSTSAETLSTKAPPPATCMEVTPVDDEGEGPPQTDVQVERLPARQDQVLSATDIAAQMKELEKALGSNPETTADTKTLESGSVQTPGSAVIQTLESSTVQTVASSQLQQRDSSQPESSITDARETKELQEGQEIYIQTEGLTVQLAEPGSDRIVIVNGPDGTTMHIQTPEGVPLEAVQALLGIEASDGAKPPH encoded by the exons ATGGCGGACAACGAGGATGACAGCGGTTCGATCAGAACAATAACAGCCGCGGAGCCGCCGGGGGCCGCGGCTCAGCCCCCCGCCGCTAACTTCGCCCAGCCCGCGGACAGTTTACCGCCGGTGTCCGCCGCTCAGATCACTCAGCCCGCGGAAAATGTATCGGCAGTGGCCGCCGACCTGAGCGGTGAGTCAGGGGAGAGTTCACAGACCGCGGTCGATGCTGAGAACGGTCAGTCCGTGGACACTTTACCGTCAGGGTCCGGAGCTCAGCTGGCGGACTTCTTACAGAGCTGCCCGGAGGAACAGAGCATCTTGGTGGGCACAGAATTCACCGACCTGGGCTCGGATCTCGTCAACACCACTATTATCTACGTGCAGCCGGACGGCAGCCTGGTCGACGGGTCCGGGTTAACGGCCGAGGAACAGCAGGCTCTGCTGGACCAGCTCAGCAAGCAGCAGATCGTCCAGGTCTCTGACACCGAGGCTGCCCAGCTGCTCCAGCAAAGCCATCTGGTCAAAACCATCCCGGTCCACAATGCGGCTCTGGACCCgagccagctgcagcaggtcaTCAACCAGGTCACCAAGTCCCAGCAGGTTCACGTCCAGGTCCCCCAGCAGCACGTCCACGTCCAGGTCCCGCAACAGACCCCGAAGCAGCAGGTCCACATTCAGCAAGTCCAGGTTCCCCCGCAGGGCctgaagcagcagaagcaggTTCAGGTTCCTCATCAAAATCCAAAGACTACTACCCACAATAACGCTTCCCAGCAGCTGAAGAGTGTTGCCCAGCATGTGGCCATGCAGACTGGCAGCTCGGTCCAGGTGGTCCAGAAGAAG tCGGAGCCAATCAGGATCCAGATCCAGGTTCCTcccaaacaggaagtgaagccCGGCGCTACTCTACAGCAGAAGAGTGTAGCTATCAGTCATCCGCAGGTGAAGCTGTCGGCCAATGGTAGCATGAGCAGTGGTCAGATCATCCACATCCAGCCTGTGGTTGGTCAGCCGGGTCAGCAGTTCTTCCTGCAGCAGGGTTTGGGGGACCCACCCATCCAGCTTCTGCTGCAGAGCCCCACCCCCGTGGTCGGATCTCTTATCCCATTGGTCCACAAGCTGACGGGCCAGACGACATCATCGGGCACCGCCTCCACTCCAAGTCAGAAACCTGTGGCATCCCCGGTCATAGTTCAGACCCCCTCTGCTGTAAAGACCACAGCCGCCTCCATCGTCAAGACCCCGCCCAGTTCCTCTGTTAAAACTGTGAGCGCCCCCCTAATTAAAAATGCCACCAATGGCACAATGATAACCACCAGTAAGAGGCTTGTTAAACCACCTGCGGTCATCACAGCGGTCCCAGTACAGACCACCAGACCTGCCCATCCTGCCACTGTGACCACGCCTTCTGCTCTGCCCCCGGTAACCGCAGCAGcgaaggacagagaaagagaaaaagatgagaagaagaagatgaagaagagggagaagagggtgGTGAAAGTCCAGACCAGATCTGGTCGGGTCTCCAGACCACCAAAGTACAAAGCCAAAGACTACAAGTTCATAAAGACTGAGGACCTGGCTGACAGTCATCAGTCCGACTCTGACGACTACTCCGACATGAgcgtggaggaggaggagggggagggcgCGAGGAAGGATGGCTCCACCCCCGGCGCCTCCACCTCCCTCACCTACAGCCATAAGTCCCGGTCCCACTCCTGCCAGACCTGCGACAAGGCCTACATCGGTCCTGGAGGCCTAAACCGGCACTATAAACTAAACCCTACCCACGGAGATCCTGATCCACCCGGCAACCAGCTCTGCAACACACCGTGCACACTCAGAGACGTCAGTCAGCCACAGGAGACAGCCGTGAGAGACGAGGAGAAGACGAAGGAGGACAAATCTGCTGTCACG GTGGAGGGGCGTCCAGCAGTAGCTGTAGGACTCAGGGGCCTCCATCACCGGGGTCCAGGTCGGCCCCGAGGACGAGGGAGGGGCCGGGGCCGGGGCCGGGGTCGGGGGCGATCTCTGGCACCGCCTCCTAAG GTGACGGCGGGCCTCATCAGTAGGCGAGGTCGACGCGGTCGACCTCCAAAGCTCAGTGTTTCCCCGGTAACACCCGagcagcaggcagagaggaggagagaccgACTGCAGGAG CTGGTGGAGCAGTGTGAAGATGAGGAGCTGATGGATATTGTTCTTCCTCGTTTGACCAAAGTGTTGAGTCTCTGGGAGCTGCTGCTCGCAAAG GTGGAGTGTGGCGGTTTAGCGCGGACTCGTTTTCCAGACATTTACCGTGAGTATGAGTCCCTGCAAGTTCAGGTGAAACAGGCCGCTCAGGATTACATCATCAGCCCGCAGGGTGGAGCCACCCCGCTCGAGGTCAGGAACATCGAG GTTGCCAGGTCTCTGGGGATTCTGGATGAGGTGAACAGGATGAAGGTGGTTCCTGGAGCGTCTCTTGGCTCCAGTCAGACCAATAAGACCGTGCGATACATGGAG AATTCCAAGATGCTGCCGCCGTCAAAGAGATTCAAGATGGAGAACAGTGTTCCAATTCACCAAAACGGCATCGAGATGCACACGGCAG CTGGGACAGCAGTGACCCCAACAACCTCTGTGACGTCCTCTCTGAAGTCCTGCTtggtctctgtgtctcctgtgGTAATTCCAGATGGATCCAAACCACTGACCACCACCGCTGACTCCAG CACTTCTGGTTCCACCTCTGCTGAGACGCTTTCCACCAAGGCTCCACCCCCTGCCACATGTATGGAGGTGACCCCAGTTGATGACGAGGGAGAGGGGCCTCCGCAGACCGACGTCCAGGTGGAGCGTCTGCCGGCACGCCAGGACCAGGTCCTGAGCGCCACTGACATTGCAGCCCAGatgaaggagctggagaaagcTCTGGGTTCGAATCCCGAGACTACTGCAGACACCAAGACGCTtgagtctggctctgtccagacACCTGGCTCTGCTGTGATCCAGACACTTGAGTCCAGCACAGTCCAGACTGTGGCCTCCTCGCAGCTCCAGCAGAGGGACTCGTCCCAGCCTGAGTCCAGTATCACAGATGCCCGTGAGACCAAAGAGCTGCAAGAGGGACAGGAAATCTACATCCAGACTGAGGGGCTGACAGTCCAGCTGGCAGAGCCCGGATCGGACCGAATTGTCATTGTCAATGGGCCGGACGGGACCACTATGCACATCCAGACTCCAGAGGGGGTCCCCCTGGAGGCGGTTCAGGCCCTGCTGGGC
- the znf839 gene encoding uncharacterized protein znf839 isoform X1, producing MADNEDDSGSIRTITAAEPPGAAAQPPAANFAQPADSLPPVSAAQITQPAENVSAVAADLSGESGESSQTAVDAENGQSVDTLPSGSGAQLADFLQSCPEEQSILVGTEFTDLGSDLVNTTIIYVQPDGSLVDGSGLTAEEQQALLDQLSKQQIVQVSDTEAAQLLQQSHLVKTIPVHNAALDPSQLQQVINQVTKSQQVHVQVPQQHVHVQVPQQTPKQQVHIQQVQVPPQGLKQQKQVQVPHQNPKTTTHNNASQQLKSVAQHVAMQTGSSVQVVQKKSEPIRIQIQVPPKQEVKPGATLQQKSVAISHPQVKLSANGSMSSGQIIHIQPVVGQPGQQFFLQQGLGDPPIQLLLQSPTPVVGSLIPLVHKLTGQTTSSGTASTPSQKPVASPVIVQTPSAVKTTAASIVKTPPSSSVKTVSAPLIKNATNGTMITTSKRLVKPPAVITAVPVQTTRPAHPATVTTPSALPPVTAAAKDREREKDEKKKMKKREKRVVKVQTRSGRVSRPPKYKAKDYKFIKTEDLADSHQSDSDDYSDMSVEEEEGEGARKDGSTPGASTSLTYSHKSRSHSCQTCDKAYIGPGGLNRHYKLNPTHGDPDPPGNQLCNTPCTLRDVSQPQETAVRDEEKTKEDKSAVTVTNRVEGRPAVAVGLRGLHHRGPGRPRGRGRGRGRGRGRGRSLAPPPKVTAGLISRRGRRGRPPKLSVSPVTPEQQAERRRDRLQELVEQCEDEELMDIVLPRLTKVLSLWELLLAKVECGGLARTRFPDIYREYESLQVQVKQAAQDYIISPQGGATPLEVRNIEVARSLGILDEVNRMKVVPGASLGSSQTNKTVRYMENSKMLPPSKRFKMENSVPIHQNGIEMHTAAGTAVTPTTSVTSSLKSCLVSVSPVVIPDGSKPLTTTADSSTSGSTSAETLSTKAPPPATCMEVTPVDDEGEGPPQTDVQVERLPARQDQVLSATDIAAQMKELEKALGSNPETTADTKTLESGSVQTPGSAVIQTLESSTVQTVASSQLQQRDSSQPESSITDARETKELQEGQEIYIQTEGLTVQLAEPGSDRIVIVNGPDGTTMHIQTPEGVPLEAVQALLGIEASDGAKPPH from the exons ATGGCGGACAACGAGGATGACAGCGGTTCGATCAGAACAATAACAGCCGCGGAGCCGCCGGGGGCCGCGGCTCAGCCCCCCGCCGCTAACTTCGCCCAGCCCGCGGACAGTTTACCGCCGGTGTCCGCCGCTCAGATCACTCAGCCCGCGGAAAATGTATCGGCAGTGGCCGCCGACCTGAGCGGTGAGTCAGGGGAGAGTTCACAGACCGCGGTCGATGCTGAGAACGGTCAGTCCGTGGACACTTTACCGTCAGGGTCCGGAGCTCAGCTGGCGGACTTCTTACAGAGCTGCCCGGAGGAACAGAGCATCTTGGTGGGCACAGAATTCACCGACCTGGGCTCGGATCTCGTCAACACCACTATTATCTACGTGCAGCCGGACGGCAGCCTGGTCGACGGGTCCGGGTTAACGGCCGAGGAACAGCAGGCTCTGCTGGACCAGCTCAGCAAGCAGCAGATCGTCCAGGTCTCTGACACCGAGGCTGCCCAGCTGCTCCAGCAAAGCCATCTGGTCAAAACCATCCCGGTCCACAATGCGGCTCTGGACCCgagccagctgcagcaggtcaTCAACCAGGTCACCAAGTCCCAGCAGGTTCACGTCCAGGTCCCCCAGCAGCACGTCCACGTCCAGGTCCCGCAACAGACCCCGAAGCAGCAGGTCCACATTCAGCAAGTCCAGGTTCCCCCGCAGGGCctgaagcagcagaagcaggTTCAGGTTCCTCATCAAAATCCAAAGACTACTACCCACAATAACGCTTCCCAGCAGCTGAAGAGTGTTGCCCAGCATGTGGCCATGCAGACTGGCAGCTCGGTCCAGGTGGTCCAGAAGAAG tCGGAGCCAATCAGGATCCAGATCCAGGTTCCTcccaaacaggaagtgaagccCGGCGCTACTCTACAGCAGAAGAGTGTAGCTATCAGTCATCCGCAGGTGAAGCTGTCGGCCAATGGTAGCATGAGCAGTGGTCAGATCATCCACATCCAGCCTGTGGTTGGTCAGCCGGGTCAGCAGTTCTTCCTGCAGCAGGGTTTGGGGGACCCACCCATCCAGCTTCTGCTGCAGAGCCCCACCCCCGTGGTCGGATCTCTTATCCCATTGGTCCACAAGCTGACGGGCCAGACGACATCATCGGGCACCGCCTCCACTCCAAGTCAGAAACCTGTGGCATCCCCGGTCATAGTTCAGACCCCCTCTGCTGTAAAGACCACAGCCGCCTCCATCGTCAAGACCCCGCCCAGTTCCTCTGTTAAAACTGTGAGCGCCCCCCTAATTAAAAATGCCACCAATGGCACAATGATAACCACCAGTAAGAGGCTTGTTAAACCACCTGCGGTCATCACAGCGGTCCCAGTACAGACCACCAGACCTGCCCATCCTGCCACTGTGACCACGCCTTCTGCTCTGCCCCCGGTAACCGCAGCAGcgaaggacagagaaagagaaaaagatgagaagaagaagatgaagaagagggagaagagggtgGTGAAAGTCCAGACCAGATCTGGTCGGGTCTCCAGACCACCAAAGTACAAAGCCAAAGACTACAAGTTCATAAAGACTGAGGACCTGGCTGACAGTCATCAGTCCGACTCTGACGACTACTCCGACATGAgcgtggaggaggaggagggggagggcgCGAGGAAGGATGGCTCCACCCCCGGCGCCTCCACCTCCCTCACCTACAGCCATAAGTCCCGGTCCCACTCCTGCCAGACCTGCGACAAGGCCTACATCGGTCCTGGAGGCCTAAACCGGCACTATAAACTAAACCCTACCCACGGAGATCCTGATCCACCCGGCAACCAGCTCTGCAACACACCGTGCACACTCAGAGACGTCAGTCAGCCACAGGAGACAGCCGTGAGAGACGAGGAGAAGACGAAGGAGGACAAATCTGCTGTCACGGTAACAAACAGA GTGGAGGGGCGTCCAGCAGTAGCTGTAGGACTCAGGGGCCTCCATCACCGGGGTCCAGGTCGGCCCCGAGGACGAGGGAGGGGCCGGGGCCGGGGCCGGGGTCGGGGGCGATCTCTGGCACCGCCTCCTAAG GTGACGGCGGGCCTCATCAGTAGGCGAGGTCGACGCGGTCGACCTCCAAAGCTCAGTGTTTCCCCGGTAACACCCGagcagcaggcagagaggaggagagaccgACTGCAGGAG CTGGTGGAGCAGTGTGAAGATGAGGAGCTGATGGATATTGTTCTTCCTCGTTTGACCAAAGTGTTGAGTCTCTGGGAGCTGCTGCTCGCAAAG GTGGAGTGTGGCGGTTTAGCGCGGACTCGTTTTCCAGACATTTACCGTGAGTATGAGTCCCTGCAAGTTCAGGTGAAACAGGCCGCTCAGGATTACATCATCAGCCCGCAGGGTGGAGCCACCCCGCTCGAGGTCAGGAACATCGAG GTTGCCAGGTCTCTGGGGATTCTGGATGAGGTGAACAGGATGAAGGTGGTTCCTGGAGCGTCTCTTGGCTCCAGTCAGACCAATAAGACCGTGCGATACATGGAG AATTCCAAGATGCTGCCGCCGTCAAAGAGATTCAAGATGGAGAACAGTGTTCCAATTCACCAAAACGGCATCGAGATGCACACGGCAG CTGGGACAGCAGTGACCCCAACAACCTCTGTGACGTCCTCTCTGAAGTCCTGCTtggtctctgtgtctcctgtgGTAATTCCAGATGGATCCAAACCACTGACCACCACCGCTGACTCCAG CACTTCTGGTTCCACCTCTGCTGAGACGCTTTCCACCAAGGCTCCACCCCCTGCCACATGTATGGAGGTGACCCCAGTTGATGACGAGGGAGAGGGGCCTCCGCAGACCGACGTCCAGGTGGAGCGTCTGCCGGCACGCCAGGACCAGGTCCTGAGCGCCACTGACATTGCAGCCCAGatgaaggagctggagaaagcTCTGGGTTCGAATCCCGAGACTACTGCAGACACCAAGACGCTtgagtctggctctgtccagacACCTGGCTCTGCTGTGATCCAGACACTTGAGTCCAGCACAGTCCAGACTGTGGCCTCCTCGCAGCTCCAGCAGAGGGACTCGTCCCAGCCTGAGTCCAGTATCACAGATGCCCGTGAGACCAAAGAGCTGCAAGAGGGACAGGAAATCTACATCCAGACTGAGGGGCTGACAGTCCAGCTGGCAGAGCCCGGATCGGACCGAATTGTCATTGTCAATGGGCCGGACGGGACCACTATGCACATCCAGACTCCAGAGGGGGTCCCCCTGGAGGCGGTTCAGGCCCTGCTGGGC